Within the Oncorhynchus kisutch isolate 150728-3 linkage group LG13, Okis_V2, whole genome shotgun sequence genome, the region AATACTGTCCTACTTCAGAATTATAGTAAGTAGGCCTACATTCAGTACTCAATATTGTCTTGTTCAGAGTTATAGTAAGTAGGACTACATTCAGTACTCAATACTGTCTAGTTCAGAGTTATAGTAAGTAGGCCTACATTCAGTACTCAATACTGTCTAGTTCAGAGTTATAGTAAATAGTCCTACATACAGTACTCAATATGGTCCTACTTCAGAGTTATAGTAAGTAGACCTACATTCAGTACTCAATACTGTCTAGTTCAGAGTTATAGTAAATAGTCCTACATTCAGTACTCAATATGGTCCTACTTCAGAGTTATAGTAAGTAGACCTACATGCAGTACTCAATACTGTCTAGTTCAGAGTTAGAGTAAGTAGGCCAACATTCAGTACTCAATATGGTTCTACTTCGGAGTTATAGTAAGTAGGCCTACATTCAGTACGCAATACTGTCCTAGTTCAGAGTTATAGTAAGTAGGCCTACATTCAATACTCAATACTGTTCTACTTCAGAGTCATAGTAAGTAGGCCTACATCCAGTACTCAATACTGTCCCACTTCAGAGTAATAGTAAGTAGGCCTACATTCAGTACTCAATACTGTCCTACTTCCGAGTTACAGTAAGTAGGCCTACATTCAGTACTCAATATGGTCCTACTTCAGAGTTATAGTAAGTAGGCCTACATTCAGTACTCAATACTGTCCTACTTCAGAGTAAGTAGGCCTACATTCAGTACTCAATACTGTCTAGTTCAGAGTTATAGTAAGTAGGCCTACATTCAGTACTCAATACTGTCCTACTTCAGAGTTATAGTAAGTAGGCCTACATTCAGTACTCAACACTGTCCTACTTCAGAGTTGTGGTAAGTAGGCCTACATTCAGTACTCAATACTGTCCTACTTCCGAGTTATAGTAAGTAGGCCTACATTCAATAAAGTGTTTACATCAAATGTTCTAGCAGACAGGGAGGCAGTTGGCAACCAAAAAGATGACCAGAGGAATCTATTTTGATAGTTGATGAAAAGGTTCAGAGGTACTGTTTTTCtcatcatagagagagagagagagagagagagagagagagagagagagagagagagagagagagagagagagagagagagagagagagagagagagagagagagagagagagagagagagagaacagcacactgtagacacacaaccTAGAGCCTCGGGCACTGCTACAGTGCAACAAGACAGAACAACATGAAGTTTGAGCAAGGTGTATATGTGTTTATATGGCTGGGTTGGTTGTTTGGTTGGAGTTTCACAATATATTGAGGAAACAGTTTCATTAGCAACACATTCTTCTGTGTTACAGATaatggctgtgtctgaaatggcaccctaatccccaTAGGGCTTTGATCAATAGTACTgctttatatagggaatagggtgccatttcagatgcagtcGAAGTTTGTAGCTTTATGCTAGGGCTGTTTATGCACATACTCCTATATGACTGAGACATTCACCACATgactacacagtcacacacactgccAAGGGCATCAAGATTTATCTTATCGTCAATAATTATTTGATCATTAAAAATAGTAGGATGCTCCAGCCggattacatacagttgaagtcggaagtttacatacgccttagccaactacatttaaactccgtttttcacaattcctgacgtttaatcatagtaaaaatgtcctgtcttaggtcagttaggatcaccactttattttaagaatgtgaaatgttagaataatagtagagagaaagatttatttcagcttttatttctttcatcacattcccagtggatcagaagtttacatacactcaattagtatttggtagcattgcctttaaattgtttatcttgggtcaaatgtttcgggtagccttccacaagcttcccacagtaagttgggtgaattttgaccaaTTCCTCTTGACaaagatggtgtaactgagtcaggtttgtaggcctcctttctcgcaaACGCTTTTTCAGTACTGcccacaaattatcaatgaaattgaggtcagggctttgtgatggccactccaataccttgactttgttgtcctccagccattttgccacaactttggaagaatacttggggtcattgtccatttggaagaccgatttgcgaccaagctttaacttcctgactgatgtcttgagatgttgcttcaatatatccacatcattttcctaccttattatgccatctattttgtgaagtgcaccagtccctcctgcagcaaagcacccccacaacatgatgctgccacccccaatTTTCAcagctgggatggtgttcttcggcttgcaatcctccccctttttcctccaaacataacgatggtcattatggccgaacagttccatttttgtttcatcagaccagaggacatttctccaaaaagtatgatctttgtccccatacgcagttgcaaactgtagtctggcttttttttatggtggttttggagcagtggcttatggcttgctgagcggcctttcaggttatgtcgatataggactcgttttactgtggatatagatacttttgtaccagtttcctccagtatcttcacaaggtccgttgctgttgttctgggattgatttgcacttttcgcaccaaagtacgttcatctctaggagaccgaacgcgtctccttcctgagcggtatgacggctgcgtggtcccatggtgtttatacttgcttattattgtttgtacagatgaaactTCAgaagtttggaaattgctcccaaggatgaaccagacttctaaagcttctaaagccataacataattttctggaattttccaagctgtttaaaggcacagtcaatttagtatacttctgacccactggaattgtgatacagtgaattataagcgaaataatctgtctgtaaacaattgttggaaaaattacttgtgtcatgcacaaagtagatgtcctaaccgacttgccaaaactatagtttgtaaacaagaaatttgtggagtggttgaaaaatgagttttaattaatgactccaacctaagtgtatgtcgacttctgacttcaactgtacataagaaATGATTGATTCAAAAAATGCAATAAAGTCCAAAGGCTTATGTCCAAGATGAACAAGTTAACATATTTGAggttaaatgtttttattaaatatttcattttttttttttacaatacaaCTCAATTACAAAAGTGTCCATACACATGAGTGAGCAGTCGGTCACTTTGGATTAAAAAgaacatatttctctctctctctctctcacactttctctctctctcttttccttcttgctctttctttctctctctttccttctctctctctctctctctctccaacagcaGCATGTAGACAGAGCACGCACATCACAAATCAAACACGGTCAAACCACACAGTCAAACCACACAGTCAAACCACAACAATTTGTTCTTTGTGGTCATAATGTGTTCATGGTCAGATAAAAGACGGTGATGCCAGTCAGTAAAGTCAAATAAAAGTCCTCTTTGACAGGAGGATGTATCAAAATAATGAAGACAGACAGTCAGCAGAGACAAACAAGCACCAGGAGGTAGGTCAAGGTAGATACCCGTCAGAACAGGGGCAATACAGGAGCATTACCCATCATGCAATTCTGCAAACCCCACAGGACCATAGGATATTGAGTTTCTTAGAAGGTAAGTATGCCCAAATTAGTCGTTTTCTGCATTCACTTATGTAGTTGAGTGTCATCATCTATGAATCATAtcagaaaaaacaacaacaaataaacCATGGCACTGAACATGAAAAACAATGAAAAGTAACATAATAACAATTAGAAATCCTTCTAAAAGACATTTTGGTCACACAGTGCTTTTGTTCTTGTTTGGTTCGTTTTAAAAAGTAAACCAGCAGACAAACTCCTAAAGACCAGAGCGAGATCAACTCGGCAATATGGAGTAACTCAGGGCATAGATACATATGTGCACATCATACACTGATAAAAAtacacatataataataataatgataacaaCACTAATAACAATAAGGCAAAGTTATATAAATATTCTTAAcataaaaataacaaaatgaagAGATACATAGTGTGAAATAAATAAGGCTGTAGAGTTTAAGTAATTGCATTAAAATATTAACAATGACAGTGTGTACCTGAATATCAAACACCACCATTTACAATTAATAAATAACAGGTATTGAAATAAAATcagtggttttgtgtgtgtgtgtgtgtgtgtgtgtgtgtgtgtgtgtgtgtgtgtgtgtgtgtgtgtgtgtgtgtgtgtgtgtgtgtgtgtgtgtgtgtgtgtgtgtgtgtgtgtgtgtgtgtgcgcgtgtgtgtgttctgcatcaGTGGTTGATCTCATAAGCGCACTCAGCATCTCCCTCCAGATCAGTGGATCCCAGAATCTTCTTTCCGTTCCAGAAggacacacaccaacacctgCCTTTCTGTCCATCAAGAGATGACTCACactgcgagagagaaggagaaagagagataaagagaaattAGAATGCCTGGGTTTTTTTTACACACCGTAACACACCTCCACCTAACACACCTGTTCAGATATGCTATGACCTTCATCTGTGTGCAGCCGCACCTCATGTGGCAAACATACACCCATTCCAAGACAAACGTGtgtacaggcacacacacggAAAGGCACACATGCGTGTATAGTCATGCCGCGCCAAGGGGATGACACTATAGTGAAACTAGCTGAATGTGCTCCAAGGTGTAAGCAGTGCTGTACAAATCTCTGCCTGAACACACATTATTCTTTCTGGAGCTGTGGTTGGCACAATCTTGGTTGGACACACACAACCAGGTGAGATTCCTTCACACTGACAGGAGTCATGAATCGGGCACATAACCCAAgtgcacatgctcacacacacacacacacatgctcacacacacacaaatgctcacacacatgctcacacacacacatgcacacacacacacacacacacacacacacacacacacacacacacacacacacacacacacacacacacacacacacacacacacacacctgtttggcTTTGTAGAGTCCGTGTTTGTCACAGTTTGGCAGATAGAACCTGATGAGTTTGTCTCCTAGCTTCTGTTGTGACTTAGCGATCTTCTCCAGAGCTCTCTGTAACTCCACATGACAGGGaccctgggaggagagggaaagagagagataatgagttTTAAGTGTATTTCTGTGTACTGTGTAGAGATATTTTAAGTGTTTTATTCATCTTCACCTGCTTCTAAATCTGTCTCTGAAGGGGCTACATGGGAGACCTGACCCTACCTGTCTAAGGGCATGCTATCAAAGTAGTGCTGCTAGATAGAGTAGAGCACAGCCTTCTCACTAGTCATCAAAGGTTGCTGTTCTATCCAATCAACCCACACAGTCAAGGCCTGTTGTGGAAAAACACTGGTATTTTGTCAAATTGTTCCATGATCGGTCATAAGGTAggctaatgcacacacacacccgcacccacgtgcacacacacacttcaaagtcACTCGAGCGCCCCCTTGCGGTATGATgctaactacccacaacccaaccGTCAATTGACTCTCCAAAAGTTTTAAGAACGTTAAATTATAATTGCAAAACGGTTAGTACATTTTCCGTGAGCGCTCACCTGCTCCACCAATTTCTTTCGGATTGCGTTAACTTTGGCTTTCATGCTCTCCAGCGCGTCCGCGGCGGCCCGGGGATCGAAGGGCTTGCTGTGGCCGTGGAGATAGAGGCTGGAGCCGGAGTCTGATACCATGGCAGTGTTCTCTGTCTCGGCATTGTCCGCCGCTCCTTGGTCTGGAGAAAAGAGGGAATGAGTGTCAAGAAGGGGAAAAGCCAGTAGAAATCACAATCTTGATTGCACTTATGCACAAGTACATTTGCAAATGATATAATTATCCATATTATTAGGCTAATAGGCTTTTTCAAATATATGTTATTATTAGCGTATGTCAATTAtagacattatatatatatattgcatatATGCTATTTATAATCTAGCTATAGCCAAAACATTTAGCAATTAGGGGTTACATACCGGGGTTTTGGGACACAGAGCTGCTCTCGGGCTCGGGGAGCTCAGTGCACACAGCCTGGCCGCGAGTGAGGGAGTGCAGCGGCCGGAGGTCGCCGGGTCTCGGGGTGCACCTCAGTCCGGACCCGCATGGCGCCGTGTAGATTCCGCACAGATCCCCCGTCTTCAGGGCGCAAGCGAGGCAACATCCACAACCAGGCTCCCGCAGAACCTCCGCACAGCCGGGCGCCACCGCTGGACACTCGCTCAGCTTCTCCGGTGAGCACGGCGCGCATCGGATCGGCTCTTGCGCTAACACCGGGGACCCCAGGACAGACCGGACCAGCACAGAGCAGCATACCGCTGCTGCCACCAATACATTTCTGTGAAATAATCCACTCATGGTATAAGGAGAGACTGGAATAAGGAAGAATAGTAGTTTATCAAAGGTAAGGAGAGTTAGAAAAAACACGATTCGTTCCTGTTCCTTAGTTTCTTTCCTTTGattttggaaaaatgactacTCGTTGCGCGCAGCCTTATTTATACCCTGGTCATTGTAAAACGTTTGACGCATCTGCATTATGAATGACTTCTAAAAAGAAGGTGTAATGATCCGACGGCTTCTGATTGGCCCTCATATGTCCAGTCAGAGACCTCATTTGAATACAACACGCAAAACACAATATCGTATTTATTTTGGAACAGACTGTGCTCGCACGTCGCGCTCTCTGTATGCACAACATCAACCAGTGACAGTGTGACGACATCACGGTTTGGTATTGCAAGTGAGGAAAAGGTATAACCGAGTTTCAACATTCTGTCATCCCTGTCAGTCTATATAGCCCATCAGGAATTGATCACCGTCTAATTTGAAGTTTCACCATTATAGTAGGATTAAAACTACATAGATTTTGTAGTAGAAAAATACATGCTATATCGTTGTATTTAGTAGTCTGATGCTGAACGGAAGCAGTTTAGCCCCGCAAAGAAGTGAAGACCTATTTCACCGCCAGTGTGGTACAATGCCTGCTATtcatgagtttattttttatttttttaaatatccttTCAAACTTCTTACACAACTTCCAGCAAAAACGAATAATGACTGCTGATTACGCCGGTTAGCCTGCCGGGGCTGCACCTAGTAGGCTACTGTACATGTCCAGCACTAATTGAACATGAGAAGACATGCACCGCGCAGATAATCCGGCGCAAATAGGGGTCACGGTGTACAGTACTTTTTTTTCTGAGTCACCCCAATAAGCACAGACTTCAATCCAACCTCCATTCCACGTTATTCAACGTCATtcagttgattcaaccagtgggaTGCACGGCAGTGTGTCGCCGACCGTGGAATGCGACCTCCACTCCAGGAAGCCCCATTTTGGTCTCCACGGCTCCGGAGCTGACCGGAGGAGTACCATTGTAGTTACCCGTTTCCTTTCCGGTGTTAATAATAGACCGTGCGGAACGAGGCTGCACTGACATGGCCAGAGACACGTCCCGGGTcccgcgcgcgcgcgcgcacgtgtgagtgagtgagtaagagagagagagacagagactgctCTTGGCACACCACAGGGGTACTGGGGACAGTGCTAGAGAGTAGGGTCACAAATAGATAACCATGTTACACTCACACCCTATGTCACAGGGCAACAGACCTGGCATTGGTGGATGACTGTATTGTTCATTTAGGAGGCTGAAAGTGGAGAGGCCAATATTACAACAAGGAATTGGTCACGCTAGGGAATGTTCTCAGGGGTGACCGCCAGGGGCCAGAGATGGTGAGCAATGCATAGAGGGGGTGAACTGAGGATACCAACCATGACTGTAATGGTGGACGAAgggggtcccaaatggcaccctattccctttatagcgcactactttta harbors:
- the igfbp1a gene encoding insulin-like growth factor-binding protein 1a, encoding MSGLFHRNVLVAAAVCCSVLVRSVLGSPVLAQEPIRCAPCSPEKLSECPAVAPGCAEVLREPGCGCCLACALKTGDLCGIYTAPCGSGLRCTPRPGDLRPLHSLTRGQAVCTELPEPESSSVSQNPDQGAADNAETENTAMVSDSGSSLYLHGHSKPFDPRAAADALESMKAKVNAIRKKLVEQGPCHVELQRALEKIAKSQQKLGDKLIRFYLPNCDKHGLYKAKQCESSLDGQKGRCWCVSFWNGKKILGSTDLEGDAECAYEINH